TCTCTTGCTTCAGTGCGCGGTTTAGCTTCTTCGTTTCTTGTAACTTTTGGCGCAGTGCGAGAATCATTTCAACAGTCGGCGCATCCGGGGAAGGGCTTAGAGAAATATTCTGCAAGAAATAAGAGTCAGATAATAGAAGTCGGAAGCAGTTTGGAAGACGGGCATATTGCGCACCTCATAATGTTTAAGTCTGATCCAACTCATCAGATCATCAGGCACTCTGAAGATGTTGCGCAGCACGAAGATCTCAAATTTATCAAAGGCCTTATCAACCGTCGCCTCGAGCAGAGTCTCCAATTGATGTAATCCATTTTCTATCTCAAGTTGCGCCTCGGGGTAAACAACGTTtccatcttcgtcggtgTCTGGGATTGTCGAGTCATTGTTGGCATGGGCAAAGCCCAGTCGCTCGGGAGGAGTGGAAAGCAATCCGGACTCTAGACTGGATATAGCTTGATAGATTAAGTTGTTGATTGAATTGATAATGTCATCTATGAGCGACTGTACCCGCGTTAGTAACCGGTCGCGAAGATACCGACCGCGGAGCGCAAACTAACCAGAGGGGTATAGCTAAAATGCTCAGTGAGCAGAGAAGTAGCAAGATCATCCATTGTGTCGGCAATTTATCGATTGGCCCATCACCTAGTCAGACTTTGAAGTTTGAGCGGCGTGGAGGCTTGCAGAGCCAAAGTCAGCACGCGTCGCGTGggttccaacttccaagttACTCTGCGCGAGGGGAAGAAATGCCAAGACCCGGGTAGCCAAGCCTTGACAACAACagtaaaaaaagaaacacaaCCTCCTTGCTAATTTCTTCGAACCTTTGAAAGAAGCTCCCTTCCTAGGCGGTCATTGGACCAGTCAAGTCGCAATCAAACCGGAGCAGATCTCGGAAGGCAGATTGGTGGCTGTCAAAGATCCATTCTGTTCCCCATTGTGACTCACGAATTCCAAAGCCAGAACTACACTGACTCAACGCTCGGCTGTGCACAGCTCTTGTACCAATCGCAGATTCCAGGGAAATGCCTACTGTGGCTTTGATGCTCTTCAATGGTCCTTAGATCATAATTGACTCACAATGGATACTTTTTCAGATTGAAAGATGAATGCCTGGTGAAAGGAAGGACCATCTATGCGCTGGTGGCAGTTGGGGTctatgtatatatacagatGTGTAAAACTTCCAATATCCTAGAACTTTTTAATTCTGATCAAAATCCGTGCTCTCCGTCACTTTCAAGATAATTTTCAAGCTGGGTCTGTTGATTGAATTCAACATGGCGGACGACAAACAAACACTTGAAGCCGAATCGGTCCCTAACGTTGAAAAAGAAGACTCGCCGGAGAGGAGTCCAACACCTCCAGCTGACAAAACTTCCCCACCGGCATCACCAACTTCGAAGGGCTCGCAGTCAGGGGAGAACAGACTCCGACCAGCCTCCGGTAAGTAATATCATGCTACCTTCATTCGTGTCTATTCTAACCTTTGTGAAACAGATATACTCAACCGCCTCATCTGGGATGAAAACTACGATAGCACAGACTTTGTTATCGGGTACGAGGATCGATTTGAAGGACGCTTGGAAGCCAGTGTCAACTCGTGGAAAAGAGAGTTGACGGACGAGGAATTCATCCCTCAACACCGCATCTTGTACATCAAGCGGAAGTCGGACTCTGAGATTGTGTGGGATAGACGTCGGAGGATTGATCAAATCTTCAAGAGCGGGAATTCTGCCTTTGATTATCTTGCTTTTCTCTGTTGAATACCCCCCCGAGCATCTTTTCTTCCTAGCATCTTTCGAATCTCGTCTTGATATTACCCCTCCAAGTTTCTTCTTGATCTCTTTAAGTCTctctttaataaatctacTAATGTTACATTGTAGTTATTATGAGAATAACAGTACACGACAGTAGCATATTACTACCTATTAGCCCGGGCATTGCCAACTCTGGACGTGGACGCCGGGTGCTCCTTCCTTCTGTAGATCCGTACATTTATGCCTCGCAGATGGAAACCAGGGGAGCCGAAACATACAACCTCTGCCATGGCATCCGAACATTGTTGCTCTATTACTTAGTTATCCTTTCCAGGGGCTTGTAATCTGAGTCCCCGTCGCTGCAAGCAAAATGCCTCAGAAACGCCATCGGATCGATTTCACACTTCTCAGACGGCGCCAGAACATCTCGTCGACCTCGTCGTCTGATCTGTCTCCCACTGTCCCTGTCCTCGAGTCGCCAATTACCTTTCACGCGATCGCGTCACAAAGTGTCTCCGAAGCAACACTCAAGCAGAGCAAACTAAACCGAGCCCCAGTTAAACCGTCCATGTTCTTTGAAGatggggaagaggacgacgatggatCAGTTCCAAATCTCACGTCCGTTGACCACAAGGACGTAATATCACCACGTGCAGCACATAGGAGCAGTGACGAGGACAGGCTGTTGGCTCAACCAAAGAGTCAATTCTTCGAGAATTCATTCAGCTCCCGTAGCCCTTGGTCGTCGCCGAGCGCTCGCATAAACCAAGATTCCTTCGTCGTGATCGAAATTAAGTTGAATATAGGTGTATGTGGACATTTCGATATCTAACGCAAGTTTGGGGGCTGACACCAACTCCAGGTCAAAGACGAGGGCTCCGTTGTCTCGAGGATCACCACTAGAATGGCACAGATTTACCAGAGATCTGAGTCTTTTATGATAGTCACCATCCAGCAAATTCCAACCCTGCGGTTCGGTAGTTCAGGGCTACCGTCATACTCAATGAAGCTCTATGCCCTGCCTTATCTCATTGCACCCATCACAAACCTTCGCAGCACGATACTCATTCAAGCGGCACTCGATGACATTCTACATATCTCGCCATCACGAGGAATCATTCTTTATATCCCAATTCCGGAGGAGAATATGGCAACGAATAGCACAACGATGATGGGTGAAATTGCTCGCCTAGAGCGCGATACTCAAGGCCGGGAGCCTGGAATTTTCAAGTCTCTCTCTCGATCCCTGAGTaggaggaagaaatccaGTAGCGTCGTGAGCGCACCTTTATCTGTTGCCACAACATCTTCATGGGCTGCCGCAAGCGATGTACAAGAGCCAAAACCAGTTACAGCTTCAGAGTCCGAGGGTGCCAATGCCTCTGGCGAAGAATGTAATTCGAGGCCTGGAAAGTCTGGAAGGACATTGCGGCTCTTTGTTTCCCGTCGAAGTCCGGAGCGCTCGCGCTCAGGTGATGATGAATAGAAGCCGATTCatcatatttcttcttgATGCCTATTTCGTCTTTACCACTTGCCTCTCGTTTTACGATACCCCTCTTGGGGAGCTCGGAGCTCCATTTGTTAATTATCGAGGCCAAGTATAGACTGTGCGTGAATCGGTTTTCTGATCAGTGCTAGGGGATTCGAGTTTTTGAActatcttttctttttgttttggAACCATTGCGTTTGCCTATTCTATTGCTTGTATATTTACACTTGTTGTTACAATTGTGGTTCGCTACTGGGATAACCGTCAATTCAGCTGATGCCAATAAATTGGTACTCGATAATCACTCGTCAAGGCTTCGAGTTCTACAGCTTCCTGTTGGGTGACACCAAATAAACAGTAAGTATAGAGACCTCCTTTGGTATCTTAGTAGATGGGTATACAAATTGTTATGCTTTTAACAGTTGGGTGTCACACACCTTCCTCCATTGAGACTTTAGAAACCTGAAAGGAATCAAATGAGTCAGGTTCACTCGCTGTGCGCACTTTTTGACTCATAACATAATTCCCTCGTATTTAAGAGGGCAGTGCCGACGGGGAGATCCCTCGTATTGAGGAGGACAGTGCCAACGGGGAGATCCCTTACGCTTTTAAGAGCTTCCACCAACAAATCCAGCTTTTCCCAATAACGCCTTCTCAGAGAAGTCTTCACAACATAAAAATGGAGATGAATatcgccagcagcaagataGTAGAGCTGGAGGGTGACCTCTTTGACGCCCCTGACGGGGCCGCCTTGATCCGTGAGTTCATCACTTGTTGTGTACACAGACAAGATAAAAATCCAAGCTAACATTACCTCAATAGATGCCTGCAATTGCGTTGGATCCTGGGGCGGGGGCATCGCCTTGGCTTTTCGAAAGAAGGTACGTCACTTCATCTAGTGTCCTTGACATTACTGAAGCCGATAACTGACTGATTCCATCCAGTACCCTGCGGCGTTTGAAGTATATAAGTCACACTGTCGCACTTACAGCAAGAACCCAAAGTACCTCGATACCTCCGAAGCTGCTGTTAGCTTCGGCCCGATAACCCGCAATGTCCCGCTACCAGAGGGCTCTGCCTTGATAATCCCACCCCAGAGGAAGGATTACGAAAGTCACCGGGGAAAGAAACACTGGATAATATGCTTATTCACGTCGCGAGGGTATGGACGCCAAGTGAGCGGCATTGATGTGATTCTGCAGAACACCGAGCTGGCTCTTGTAGATCTCAAGGAACAACTCAATCTACTGCAGTCCAGGGAGTCTGGGCCGGAGTATACGGGAATCCTGGAGCTTCGCGCGTGTCGATTCAACTCTGGGTTGTTTGGTGTGGACTGGGGTTATACGAGGGAGTTATTGGATAAATCGGGACTCGAGGTTACTGTTGTTCGTCCGCCTGGCGAGTGAAAAGTAAAGTAGTGCTGTTGTTTGCTCGACTTCAAGCGTTGATACTGCGTACGCACTGATAAGCATGTAAAGATAcaagtttaataaaattacgGACCTAGTATTCGGTCAATTACTGTTAATCAGAAATCCAAGTGCACCTCCAATCAAGCCAAAAAAGGAAAGTGGTTCGTATGGATCACCTGACTTCGTGACTTTCGAGGCGCGAACACGCGCCAGTCTTAACCACcaacatcatcttcagcctcaCAACCCCTAACTGCGGAGGAAACCCAATTGAGCACCAGAAAATATGCCTCCAGAGCGCCAGCCCGCCCAAAAACGCCGGCATCTCCCATTTAAGCCACCCAGCCGCGCAACAGTGTCCCCGGCTGcctccgcatcaacaacagcgggCCCATCCAAAAGCAAACCCTCAAAACCACCAACGAAGGCCCCGAAAGCAacggcctcatcctcgaaaTCAAGACCGAAACCCAAGCCCGCCAAGGCCTCCTCATCCCGCCAgagaccatctccatccccgccgAACGAAAGTGCAACAAACTCCGATCCCCCCTCAGACGATCGCGCCTCCGCGGAGCCTTCAGGCTCGG
This region of Aspergillus puulaauensis MK2 DNA, chromosome 5, nearly complete sequence genomic DNA includes:
- a CDS encoding DUF504 domain-containing protein (COG:S;~EggNog:ENOG410Q24J;~InterPro:IPR040459;~PFAM:PF04457) → MADDKQTLEAESVPNVEKEDSPERSPTPPADKTSPPASPTSKGSQSGENRLRPASDILNRLIWDENYDSTDFVIGYEDRFEGRLEASVNSWKRELTDEEFIPQHRILYIKRKSDSEIVWDRRRRIDQIFKSGNSAFDYLAFLC
- a CDS encoding MIF domain protein (COG:S;~EggNog:ENOG410PQBI;~InterPro:IPR001398,IPR014347;~PFAM:PF01187), which produces MPQKRHRIDFTLLRRRQNISSTSSSDLSPTVPVLESPITFHAIASQSVSEATLKQSKLNRAPVKPSMFFEDGEEDDDGSVPNLTSVDHKDVISPRAAHRSSDEDRLLAQPKSQFFENSFSSRSPWSSPSARINQDSFVVIEIKLNIGVKDEGSVVSRITTRMAQIYQRSESFMIVTIQQIPTLRFGSSGLPSYSMKLYALPYLIAPITNLRSTILIQAALDDILHISPSRGIILYIPIPEENMATNSTTMMGEIARLERDTQGREPGIFKSLSRSLSRRKKSSSVVSAPLSVATTSSWAAASDVQEPKPVTASESEGANASGEECNSRPGKSGRTLRLFVSRRSPERSRSGDDE
- the POA1 gene encoding ADP-ribose 1''-phosphate phosphatase (COG:S;~EggNog:ENOG410PNTE;~InterPro:IPR002589,IPR043472;~PFAM:PF01661) — encoded protein: MEMNIASSKIVELEGDLFDAPDGAALIHACNCVGSWGGGIALAFRKKYPAAFEVYKSHCRTYSKNPKYLDTSEAAVSFGPITRNVPLPEGSALIIPPQRKDYESHRGKKHWIICLFTSRGYGRQVSGIDVILQNTELALVDLKEQLNLLQSRESGPEYTGILELRACRFNSGLFGVDWGYTRELLDKSGLEVTVVRPPGE